Proteins encoded within one genomic window of Plasmodium cynomolgi strain B DNA, chromosome 11, whole genome shotgun sequence:
- a CDS encoding hypothetical protein (putative), with product MNIQKEAKNQSTGKYDHAKEENRNNNQESHSANLINTDDKVNMLKNSSNASGCSSQEIVGENLKANINQSVLKKGTTTPAFKADSDTTDDAKKKKKKGNEEVHYCKDSAGVAEGTPVRTTTEGVVHDDSKSSVCNHNNVVKGGDNYQHGHVARGSSNNDNRGKTQSSGIGACNEQRDNSQSSNREFGGRENVETLHKVLPKSEVKKKTYSNLLPYRNCNDDDKFNSLQNAKKVPPSHEEKEKSETSPPTCDKKNVSKDPPANDKRGSASKGGNDDNKPVDTSVEETKYAKMESRVSTKQNNEKDESSKKENAAMGEGAKTSEPIHSINIRQSKNANMNKNKDVVKDELDVITEEEGKTERGPKDDSPNDHINSGVNRTTSGSSKKTCPFKRSEHQNKKDKENSNEETSSNNVTSQKNGNYKKFPGFNNAKNGASFKKEVRRNNPNCGNSNRNSDNYKTFGHSKRDECWKSCRDKNEDYNTTSGDFRSGENYKNEESYAPGGNSPNSSNNSHGRNNEPHRVNERGFKNGTPHTYRNAINGGYKNVGGTAQMGNSAKMNDNFHNGDNYKMSNYKNHYRNGNNEDSTGSANRYGEKSGSHDHGVYWMNQNEQHERYERYERYERYDRYDRYEQHEQNKRHEQYERYEQNGKNESLNFRRNNFKNKKESTGVKQKDTRFHVAEKYPKKYDANYFERNDSTNVGNDSSSASKKKVNSFSKQIQSTNYNKHLPISDDTKGKETNGCDENDSFEVFTEGNASRNSTELVGKQVIHTTNPTSSAGTYHNSDEKTHNHIPRAGKKNSSTMGSPSHHGNIDQANKSYAKPTHTNDGRDNQKESITTGGNSDYMKSENKYSFTPQADTSDSGRSKINNSGEKDVMKEIRRKEYKKGDYTTMEGEAANGDEKDHTNSLQGEKDKNPPNGGKQNHSNGPENRGKMFVPKTDQRSRNTDEVTPSFNFKEFECWMSGRYNNLLETYIDQENRKKNNNEIFEEEIKVYELCSTYTNSGVEKDIHENLSQMTETLGSRGTTEEDAARSKDNTDVQTNSEMANERELVIEGRGGFSTRGNKGEYVDNTVGDSYNTAKSNYFSGSKNHMHVLNSNAAHQGENKYYQRNNNYRPNHQKRSLQLVHKNGPQNNKAPFLSFSSGRKWDNSGREGGEEVVENAIGDAKLEGKLEENTDTNAGMNADMDADMNAENNANNNTDNNTDANAPPSVKKYSAHNKNNQGEEKASDGNFNRKTYYEKRPVGKRFGSSNITTKKLSSNNGFYKNKYHAGEQKNDYMRSEMNNATFYKSNRQPMGQHNNKRNNWSAKLVSDRFGNRYEEPFGEPFGERLNERFSKQNNSNDMDHTSGMFYASKNRIDNYALLRNEMGTAAAHNSNPAGNSKKSNSTYLTAKSEGAKNRHYD from the exons atgaacattcAGAAAGAGGCGAAAAATCAAAGCACAGGAAAATACGATCACGCCAAAGAGGAAAACAGAAATAACAACCAGGAGAGTCACTCCGCCAATTTGATCAACACAGATGATAAAGTGAACATGCTTAAAAACAGCAGTAACGCAAGTGGGTGCTCCTCTCAAGAAATTGTGGGTGAAAATCTCAAAGCCAACATTAATCAAAgtgtgttaaaaaaaggcacaacaACGCCAGCTTTTAAAGCTGATAGTGACACGACAGACGatgcgaagaagaagaagaagaagggtaATGAGGAAGTGCATTATTGTAAAGACAGTGCCGGTGTCGCAGAGGGTACCCCCGTAAGGACTACCACGGAAGGTGTCGTGCATGATGACAGCAAGAGTAGCGTGTGTAACCATAACAATGTCGTGAAAGGGGGAGATAATTATCAACATGGTCATGTCGCACGGGGTTCCTCAAACAATGACAACAGAGGAAAAACACAAAGCAGTGGGATCGGTGCATGCAATGAACAAAGGGACAACAGCCAAAGCAGCAATAGAGAATTtgggggaagggaaaatgTTGAAACATTACATAAAGTGTTACCAAAaagtgaagtaaaaaaaaaaacttacagTAATTTGTTGCCATACAGAAATTGCAACGATGATGATAAGTTCAACTCGTTGCAGAATGCTAAGAAGGTGCCTCCTAGCCatgaggaaaaggagaaatccGAAACGAGTCCTCCAACTTGCGACAAGAAGAATGTGAGCAAAGACCCTCCTGCGAATGACAAAAGGGGTTCTGCATCTAAAGGGGGCAATGACGACAACAAACCAGTTGATACTTCCGTGGAAGAGACGAAGTatgccaaaatggagagccGTGTCAGCAccaaacaaaataatgaaaaggaTGAGAGTAGtaagaaggaaaatgcaGCAATGGGGGAAGGAGCGAAAACGAGCGAACCTATTCATAGTATCAACATAAGGCAGAGTAAAAATGccaatatgaataaaaataaagatgtAGTGAAGGATGAGTTAGACGTAATAACcgaggaggaaggaaagaCTGAACGGGGCCCAAAAGATGATAGCCCGAATGATCATATAAATTCCGGTGTTAACAGAACAACAAGCGGGAGCAGCAAGAAGACGTGTCCCTTTAAGCGAAGCGAgcatcaaaataaaaaggataaagaAAACAGTAATGAGGAGACAAGCAGCAATAACGTGACGAGtcagaaaaatggaaattacaaaaaattccCAGGGTTTAATAATGCCAAAAATGGGGCATCCTTTAAGAAGGAGGTTAGAAGGAACAACCCCAACTGTGGGAACTCCAACAGAAACAGTGACAACTACAAAACTTTTGGTCACAGTAAGAGAGACGAATGTTGGAAGAGCTGTAgagacaaaaatgaggatTACAACACGACCAGTGGGGACTTTAGAAGCGGagagaattacaaaaatgaagagagtTATGCTCCTGGGGGGAATTCCCCcaacagcagcaacaacaGTCACGGTAGAAATAATGAGCCACATAGGGTAAATGAAAGGGGCTTCAAAAATGGAACCCCCCACACGTATAGAAACGCAATTAACGGGGGTTACAAAAATGTTGGTGGAACAGCCCAAATGGGCAActctgcaaaaatgaacgatAATTTCCACAACGGAGACAATTATAAAATGAGTAACTACAAGAATCACTATCGTAATGGCAATAATGAAGATAGCACGGGGAGCGCCAACAGGTATGGGGAGAAAAGCGGCAGCCACGACCACGGTGTGTACTGGATGAACCAGAATGAGCAGCACGAGCGATACGAACGGTATGAACGATACGAGCGATACGATCGATACGATCGATACGAGCAGCACGAACAAAACAAACGACACGAACAATACGAACGAtacgaacaaaatggaaaaaacgaaagccTTAATTTTAGAAGAAACAAttttaagaacaaaaaagaatcaaCGGGTGTGAAGCAGAAGGACACGCGATTTCACGTAGCGGAAAAATACCCCAAGAAATATGACGCgaattattttgaaagaaaTGACAGCACAAATGTTGGTAACGATAGTAGTAGTgctagcaaaaaaaaagtgaattcGTTTAGCAAGCAAATCCAAAGTACTAATTATAACAAACACTTACCCATTAGTGACGatacaaaagggaaagaaaccAACGGGTGTGACGAAAATGATTCTTTTGAAGTGTTTACAGAAGGAAACGCGAGTAGAAATAGCACCGAGTTGGTGGGCAAACAGGTCATACACACGACCAACCCTACATCGTCAGCTGGTACGTACCACAATAGTGATGAAAAGACTCATAATCATATACCCCGTGCTGGTAAGAAAAATAGCTCTACCATGGGTAGTCCTTCACACCATGGCAATATTGACCAGGCTAACAAATCCTATGCTAAGCCCACACATACCAATGATGGTAGGGACAACCAAAAAGAGAGCATCACCACAGGAGGTAATTCTGATTATatgaaaagcgaaaataaatatagttTTACCCCACAAGCGGATACCAGCGATAGTGGTAGAAGCAAGATTAATAACAGTGGCGAAAAAGACGTAATGAAGGAGATAAGGAGAAAGGAATACAAGAAAGGGGATTATACAACAATGGAAGGAGAAG CAGCGAATGGGGATGAGAAGGATCACACAAACTCATTACAAGGTGAGAAAGATAAGAATCCCCCAAATGGCGGAAAGCAAAACCATTCGAATGGCCCAGAAAATAGAGGCAAAATGTTCGTCCCGAAAACAGATCAAAGGAGTAGGAACACGGACGAAGTAACCccctcttttaattttaaagaattcgAATGTTGGATGAGCGGCAGATATAATAATCTGTTAGAAACATACATCGATCAGgagaacaggaaaaaaaacaacaatgaaatatttgaggaggaaataaaagtaTACGAATTGTGTTCAACTTACACCAACAGTGGTGTGGAAAAGGACATCCATGAGAATCTCTCCCAAATGACAGAAACGTTAGGAAGTCGAGGCACCACTGAGGAGGATGCTGCAAGAAGTAAGGACAACACGGATGTTCAAACGAACTCGGAAATGGCAAATGAAAGGGAACTGGTGATCGAAGGTAGGGGCGGGTTCTCCACTCGGGGAAATAAAGGCGAATATGTAGACAACACTGTGGGCGATAGTTATAACACTGCAAAGAGTAATTACTTCTCGGGTTCAAAAAACCACATGCATGTATTAAATAGCAACGCCGCCCATCAGGGGGAAAACAAGTACTAccaaagaaataataattacCGCCCAAATCATCAGAAGAGGTCTTTGCAGTTGGTCCACAAGAATGGTCCACAGAATAACAAGGCACCCTTTTTGAGTTTTTCTTCGGGTAGAAAGTGGGACAACTCGGGtagagaaggaggagaagaagtggtcGAAAATGCGATCGGGGATGCAAAGTTGGAAGGAAAGCTGGAAGAAAATACAGACACAAACGCGGGCATGAACGCGGACATGGACGCCGACATGAACGCCGAAAATAACGCCAACAATAACACCGACAATAACACTGATGCAAACGCCCCCCCCTCTGTGAAAAAATACAGCGCACACAATAAGAACAACCAGGGCGAGGAAAAAGCCAGCGACGGCAACTTCAACAGAAAGACCTACTACGAAAAAAGACCAGTGGGAAAACGGTTTGGAAGTAGCAACATAACCACTAAGAAGCTCAGTAGCAACAATGGATTTTACAAGAATAAGTATCACGCTGGAGAACAAAAGAATGACTACATGAGAAGTGAAATGAACAACGCGACGTTTTACAAGTCGAATAGACAACCGATGGGACAACACAATAATAAGAGGAACAACTGGAGCGCGAAATTGGTAAGCGATCGGTTTGGAAATCGGTACGAAGAACCCTTCGGTGAGCCCTTTGGTGAACGACTGAACGAACGGTTTAGTAAGCAAAACAATTCAAACGACATGGACCACACGAGTGGCATGTTTTATGCCTCAAAAAATAGGATAGACAATTATGCGTTGCTACGAAATGAAATGGGTACCGCCGCTGCGCATAATTCCAATCCAGCTGGGAATAGCAAGAAATCGAACTCAACATATTTAACAGCAAAAAGTGAAGGTGCCAAGAATAGGCATTATGACTGA